A stretch of the Vagococcus xieshaowenii genome encodes the following:
- a CDS encoding PqqD family protein, whose product MLTDLAQVYQIAPDLNYTVEDGLVTIVQEQNHWIQRLVRKLKFKLPETSSLTLDPYGSFIFQQINGKLSVEEIGELLGEQFEEANNQLYERLITYLNYLSFEKKYVYLVK is encoded by the coding sequence ATGTTAACTGATTTAGCACAAGTCTATCAAATTGCACCTGATTTAAATTATACTGTCGAGGATGGGCTTGTTACGATTGTTCAAGAGCAAAATCATTGGATTCAACGTCTAGTACGAAAATTAAAATTCAAATTACCAGAAACCTCTTCTCTGACATTAGATCCCTACGGAAGTTTTATATTTCAACAAATTAATGGAAAACTTAGCGTAGAAGAAATTGGAGAACTATTAGGTGAACAATTTGAAGAAGCCAATAATCAGCTCTATGAACGTCTAATCACCTATCTCAACTATTTATCTTTTGAAAAAAAATATGTCTATCTAGTAAAATAA
- the mutL gene encoding DNA mismatch repair endonuclease MutL → MSKIQELSEQLANQIAAGEVVERPASVVKELVENAIDAGSTQIDIHLEEAGLKTIQVIDNGEGIESDDVLNAFKRHATSKILTQDDLFRIKTLGFRGEALPSIASVSRFTLETSTGESEGSYVYLEGGKVIEHKPHSLRKGTSITVADLFYNTPARLKYVKTLQTELSNIVDLLNRLAMSHPTIAFRLVHDGNQMLRTTGNGDLKQAIAGIYGVTTAKKMLAINGEDLDFKLSGYVSLPELTRAGRQYISVIINGRYIRNYSLNKAIIAGYGSKLMVGRYPIAVLQIEMDPLLVDVNVHPTKQEVRLSKEAELMHLVETSIKAVFEAQRLVPQVDTKDIFKKKVPKEQAVEQLRLTNDEVQSKLKELNTTSSEETTPKTVGKTGLAYDATSGRFYVDKSKAPQPLEPFIESKVAPENSSISDQLSIDPSHEGRLIDITNISLEKLANPFNESSPVVIEESLVVAEEAATLEEPVQQAFPQLEYFGQMHGTYLFAQSEEGLFIVDQHAAQERIKYEYYRKKIGDVGSDLQELLIPIVLEYPRSDLLKIQEKESLLQEVGIHLEPFGSNSFIVRSHPTWYPKGEEEAIIREMIDTLLHTGKVSVAKFREDTAIMMSCKKSIKANHHLEANQARQLLEDLAKCENPYNCPHGRPVLVHFTNQEMEKMFKRIQDPH, encoded by the coding sequence ATGAGCAAAATTCAAGAGCTTTCAGAACAACTGGCGAATCAAATTGCTGCTGGAGAAGTCGTCGAACGTCCCGCTTCGGTGGTTAAAGAGTTAGTTGAAAATGCTATTGATGCTGGCAGCACACAGATTGATATTCATCTAGAAGAAGCCGGATTAAAAACGATCCAAGTCATTGATAATGGAGAAGGCATTGAATCAGATGATGTCTTAAATGCCTTTAAACGTCATGCAACGAGTAAAATTTTAACGCAAGATGATTTATTTCGTATTAAAACATTAGGTTTTCGTGGAGAGGCCCTGCCGAGTATTGCATCGGTTTCTCGCTTTACCCTAGAAACCTCTACAGGTGAATCAGAAGGTAGTTATGTCTATCTAGAAGGTGGAAAAGTAATCGAACATAAACCGCACTCTCTTCGTAAAGGGACAAGTATAACAGTAGCAGATTTGTTCTATAATACGCCTGCTCGTTTGAAATATGTCAAAACTTTACAGACGGAACTATCTAATATTGTAGACTTATTAAATCGTTTAGCAATGAGTCATCCTACGATTGCGTTTCGATTAGTCCATGATGGGAATCAAATGCTTCGTACAACCGGTAACGGTGACTTGAAACAAGCAATTGCAGGGATTTATGGCGTCACAACGGCTAAAAAAATGTTAGCTATCAATGGAGAAGACTTAGACTTTAAACTTTCGGGATATGTTTCATTGCCAGAACTAACAAGAGCTGGTCGTCAATATATTTCTGTTATTATTAATGGTCGCTATATTCGTAACTACTCCCTTAACAAAGCCATTATTGCTGGTTATGGTTCGAAATTGATGGTGGGTCGCTATCCAATTGCTGTTTTACAAATTGAGATGGATCCCTTATTAGTCGATGTCAATGTTCATCCAACTAAGCAAGAAGTTCGTTTGAGTAAAGAGGCGGAACTGATGCACCTAGTTGAAACAAGTATTAAAGCCGTTTTTGAAGCGCAACGTCTAGTTCCTCAAGTAGATACCAAAGATATTTTCAAAAAGAAAGTACCTAAAGAACAAGCAGTTGAGCAATTACGTTTAACTAATGACGAGGTACAATCAAAATTAAAAGAATTAAATACCACATCTTCCGAAGAAACAACACCAAAAACAGTAGGCAAAACAGGTCTAGCTTATGATGCGACAAGTGGTCGTTTTTATGTAGATAAATCAAAAGCTCCTCAACCACTAGAGCCGTTTATCGAATCTAAAGTAGCCCCTGAAAATAGCTCAATTAGTGATCAGCTGTCGATTGATCCAAGTCATGAAGGGCGTCTCATTGATATCACTAATATTTCATTAGAGAAGTTAGCTAATCCATTTAATGAGTCCTCACCTGTAGTGATAGAAGAGTCGTTAGTCGTCGCTGAAGAAGCGGCTACTTTAGAAGAACCTGTACAACAAGCATTCCCTCAATTAGAATATTTTGGCCAAATGCATGGGACGTATTTATTTGCACAAAGTGAAGAAGGTCTATTCATTGTAGATCAACATGCAGCGCAAGAACGAATTAAATATGAATATTACCGTAAAAAAATCGGTGACGTGGGGTCAGATTTACAAGAGTTATTAATTCCTATCGTATTAGAATATCCTCGTTCGGATTTGTTAAAAATACAGGAAAAAGAATCTCTTCTACAAGAGGTCGGGATTCACTTAGAACCGTTTGGCAGTAACAGTTTCATCGTGCGTTCTCATCCAACTTGGTATCCAAAAGGGGAAGAGGAAGCAATTATTCGTGAAATGATTGATACGTTACTTCATACGGGCAAAGTCAGTGTCGCAAAGTTCCGTGAAGATACTGCTATTATGATGAGTTGTAAAAAATCAATTAAAGCTAACCATCATCTAGAAGCCAATCAAGCCCGTCAATTATTAGAAGATTTAGCCAAATGTGAAAATCCTTATAATTGTCCACACGGTCGTCCTGTTTTAGTCCATTTTACTAATCAAGAAATGGAAAAAATGTTTAAACGTATTCAAGACCCACACTAG
- the pepV gene encoding dipeptidase PepV, whose protein sequence is METINWTKEVENRQEQLMSDLFDLLSINSIKDVEHKTDDMPLGPGPAKALFKFLEIAERDGFVTKNIENVAGHIEFGEGDETLGILGHVDVVPVDDNWDSDPFKPEIRDGKLYARGSSDDKGPSMAAYYALKIIKDLGLPTSKKVRFIIGTDEESGWYCMDRYQANEKMPDFGFSPDAQFPIINGEKGLSTFDVNFNLPVTTDGNYQLTSFTAGLRTNMVPGDAHATLLVNQKDDTLEERFNAFLADNNLQGSLTSNDNNVTLEVIGKAAHAQNPKAGVNAATFLATFLANEALDASGKEYVSTTAKFLHNDPSGELTGINHTDSVMGELTSSPNIFAYTPGEEQLISINIRFPQGIDAETIIKNLSATFPNATVAPQAGLQGPHYVSADDELVKTLLEVYEEHTGQKGAEKTIGGGTYGRLFERGVAYGALFPGREDVMHQANEYMHVEDIYKSAIIYADAIYRLIK, encoded by the coding sequence ATGGAAACAATCAATTGGACAAAGGAAGTTGAGAATCGTCAAGAACAGTTAATGTCTGACCTATTTGATTTATTAAGCATTAATAGTATTAAAGACGTTGAACACAAAACAGATGATATGCCTTTAGGACCAGGACCAGCAAAAGCATTATTTAAATTTTTAGAAATTGCTGAACGTGATGGATTTGTAACAAAAAACATTGAAAATGTTGCAGGACATATTGAATTTGGTGAAGGTGATGAAACATTAGGAATTTTAGGTCACGTTGACGTGGTTCCTGTTGATGATAATTGGGATAGCGATCCTTTCAAACCTGAAATTCGTGACGGCAAACTATATGCTCGTGGTTCTAGCGATGATAAAGGACCTTCAATGGCAGCATATTACGCACTTAAAATTATTAAAGATTTAGGATTACCTACTTCTAAAAAAGTAAGATTTATTATCGGAACAGATGAAGAAAGTGGTTGGTATTGTATGGATCGCTATCAAGCGAACGAAAAAATGCCAGACTTTGGTTTCTCTCCAGATGCTCAATTCCCAATTATCAATGGCGAAAAAGGGTTATCTACTTTTGATGTGAACTTTAATTTACCTGTTACAACTGATGGTAATTACCAATTAACCTCTTTCACAGCAGGTTTACGTACTAATATGGTACCTGGTGATGCACACGCAACGTTATTAGTAAATCAAAAAGATGATACATTAGAAGAACGCTTTAACGCTTTCTTAGCTGACAATAATTTACAAGGTAGCCTTACTTCTAATGACAACAACGTAACATTAGAAGTTATTGGTAAAGCGGCTCATGCTCAAAATCCAAAAGCAGGTGTAAATGCTGCGACTTTCTTAGCTACTTTCTTAGCTAACGAAGCATTAGATGCATCTGGTAAAGAATATGTCTCTACGACAGCTAAATTCTTACACAATGACCCTTCTGGTGAATTAACAGGTATTAACCATACTGATAGCGTGATGGGTGAATTAACATCAAGCCCTAATATTTTTGCTTACACACCTGGAGAAGAACAATTAATTTCGATTAATATTCGTTTCCCTCAAGGTATTGATGCTGAAACAATCATTAAAAACTTATCAGCAACATTCCCTAACGCAACAGTTGCTCCTCAAGCTGGTTTACAAGGACCTCACTATGTATCAGCTGATGATGAATTAGTTAAAACATTATTAGAAGTATACGAAGAACATACTGGCCAAAAAGGTGCAGAAAAAACAATTGGTGGCGGAACATACGGACGTCTATTCGAACGCGGTGTTGCTTATGGCGCATTATTCCCAGGACGCGAAGATGTTATGCACCAAGCAAATGAATACATGCATGTCGAAGATATTTACAAATCTGCTATTATTTATGCAGATGCCATTTATCGTTTAATCAAATAG
- the mutS gene encoding DNA mismatch repair protein MutS, which produces MMEQYLGIKAQYPDAFLFYRLGDFYEMFYEDATNASQILEITLTSRNRNAENPIPMAGIPYHSAQGYIDTLIEKGYKVAICEQVEDPKETKGMVKREVVRLITPGTVMESKGLDAKVNNYLTALYYDASVDRYGFAYVDLSTGELKTSTLENEESVLNECSSLQTKEVVLTSEISETLTQRLAQRLNVLFSSQLESSVTTEVTYLSEHIHDATQRKVLERLLAYLSNTQKRSLGHIQQAQSYEPAHFLKLDHYSKFNLELSQSIRSGKKQGTLLWLLDETKTAMGGRLLKQWLDRPLIQASQIEARQNMVASLLNAYFERLDLQEALKNVYDLERLAGRVAYGSVNGRDLLQLKVSLQQIPAIRELLEGINQGEWVELLDKLDPVQDVVTLIEQAIDEDAPLAITEGNIIKPGFDEQLDVYRDAMTNGKRWIAELEAREREETGIKKLKIGFNRVFGYYIEVTKSQLELVPENRYDRKQTLANAERFITPELKEKERLILEAEEKSQSLEYQLFLQVREAIKASIERLQTLAKAVSAIDVLQSFASVSEKYQYVRPTMIEDGKELSLIEGRHPVVEKVLGHQTYVPNTVEMSSETMILLITGPNMSGKSTYMRQLALTVIMAQMGCFVPAESAIMPIFDQIFTRIGASDDLISGQSTFMVEMMEANEALRRATPQSLILFDEIGRGTATYDGMALAEAIVEYIHQEVGAKTLFSTHYHELTDLDQTLPGLENIHVGAVEKDGDVVFLHKMMAGPADKSYGIHVAKLAGLPDQLLARASVILDQLEGSETSAPFIAEEEPAIAESSVEVGQLSLFDDVSSEETAVLESVKQANLLTMTPIEAMTLINEWQRQLKG; this is translated from the coding sequence ATGATGGAACAATATTTAGGTATCAAGGCACAGTATCCTGATGCCTTTCTTTTTTACCGTCTGGGAGATTTTTACGAAATGTTTTATGAGGATGCAACCAATGCCTCACAAATTTTAGAAATTACATTAACAAGCCGTAACAGAAACGCTGAAAACCCTATTCCAATGGCAGGGATTCCGTATCATTCTGCGCAAGGTTATATTGATACCTTAATAGAAAAAGGCTATAAAGTCGCTATTTGTGAGCAAGTAGAGGATCCTAAGGAAACAAAAGGAATGGTAAAGCGAGAAGTGGTTCGCTTGATTACGCCAGGCACGGTAATGGAGTCAAAAGGCTTAGATGCGAAAGTGAACAACTACTTAACGGCTCTTTATTACGATGCAAGCGTTGATCGATATGGTTTTGCATACGTCGACTTGAGCACAGGTGAGTTAAAAACTAGCACGCTTGAGAATGAAGAGAGCGTCTTAAACGAGTGCAGTAGTCTACAGACAAAAGAAGTCGTCTTGACGAGTGAGATAAGTGAGACATTAACACAACGATTAGCGCAACGATTAAACGTCTTGTTTTCTAGTCAATTAGAAAGCAGTGTAACCACAGAAGTCACTTACTTATCAGAACATATCCATGATGCTACACAACGCAAAGTGCTTGAACGATTATTGGCTTATTTAAGTAATACACAAAAACGTAGCTTAGGCCATATACAACAAGCACAAAGTTATGAACCAGCACATTTCTTGAAGTTAGATCATTATTCAAAATTTAATTTAGAATTAAGTCAGTCTATTCGATCAGGGAAAAAGCAAGGCACGTTACTGTGGTTATTAGATGAAACAAAAACAGCAATGGGTGGCCGTTTATTAAAACAATGGCTAGACCGTCCGTTAATTCAAGCAAGCCAAATTGAAGCGCGTCAAAATATGGTAGCCTCACTTTTAAATGCTTATTTTGAACGATTAGACTTACAAGAAGCTTTAAAAAACGTTTATGACTTGGAACGCTTAGCTGGGCGTGTGGCTTATGGATCAGTTAATGGTCGTGATTTGTTACAACTGAAAGTCTCATTACAACAAATACCTGCTATTAGAGAGTTATTAGAAGGAATTAACCAAGGTGAATGGGTAGAACTGTTAGATAAGTTGGATCCTGTGCAAGATGTCGTAACATTAATAGAGCAAGCAATTGATGAAGATGCGCCACTTGCCATTACAGAAGGGAATATCATCAAGCCAGGTTTTGATGAACAACTAGATGTCTACCGTGATGCGATGACCAATGGGAAGCGTTGGATTGCCGAATTAGAAGCACGTGAACGTGAAGAAACAGGCATCAAAAAATTAAAAATCGGCTTTAACCGTGTGTTTGGTTATTATATTGAAGTCACAAAGAGTCAATTAGAGTTAGTACCAGAAAATCGCTATGATCGCAAACAAACATTAGCAAATGCCGAGCGCTTTATTACGCCAGAATTAAAAGAAAAAGAACGATTGATTTTAGAAGCTGAAGAGAAATCACAGAGCCTCGAATATCAACTATTCTTGCAAGTACGTGAAGCCATCAAAGCGTCAATTGAACGACTACAAACACTCGCTAAAGCTGTGTCAGCGATTGATGTCTTACAAAGCTTTGCTAGTGTCAGTGAAAAATATCAATATGTGCGCCCAACAATGATAGAAGATGGCAAAGAACTAAGCTTAATTGAAGGCCGTCATCCGGTTGTTGAAAAAGTATTAGGTCATCAAACGTACGTGCCTAATACAGTAGAAATGTCATCAGAAACCATGATTTTATTAATTACCGGACCTAATATGTCAGGTAAAAGCACGTATATGCGTCAATTAGCTTTGACGGTGATTATGGCACAAATGGGTTGTTTTGTCCCGGCAGAATCAGCAATTATGCCAATTTTTGATCAAATTTTCACCCGAATTGGCGCCTCAGATGATTTGATTTCTGGCCAAAGTACGTTCATGGTTGAAATGATGGAAGCTAATGAAGCTCTTCGTCGTGCCACACCACAAAGTCTCATCTTATTTGATGAAATTGGTCGAGGAACGGCTACTTATGACGGGATGGCATTGGCTGAAGCCATTGTTGAATATATCCATCAAGAAGTCGGTGCGAAAACCTTGTTCTCTACACATTACCACGAATTAACAGACTTAGATCAAACGTTACCAGGTCTTGAGAATATTCACGTTGGTGCAGTGGAAAAAGATGGAGATGTCGTCTTTTTACATAAAATGATGGCAGGACCAGCCGATAAAAGCTATGGTATCCATGTGGCAAAATTAGCAGGTTTACCGGATCAATTATTAGCACGAGCTAGTGTCATTTTAGACCAGCTTGAAGGTAGTGAGACCTCAGCACCTTTTATAGCTGAAGAAGAGCCGGCTATTGCTGAATCAAGCGTAGAAGTCGGTCAATTATCGTTATTTGATGACGTAAGTTCGGAAGAAACAGCCGTTTTAGAATCCGTCAAACAGGCTAACTTATTAACGATGACACCCATTGAAGCGATGACGTTGATTAATGAATGGCAACGCCAATTAAAAGGATAG
- the msrB gene encoding peptide-methionine (R)-S-oxide reductase MsrB, with protein sequence MKPSKEELKSKLTPLQYEVTQESGTEMPFSSEYDTLEEDGIYVDIVGGEPLFCSLDKYDAGCGWPSFTKPIATLQELDDFKLSRARVEVRSSQSDSHLGHVFTDGPAEAGGLRYCINGAALRFVPVSEMAKQGYGEYLVLFEQK encoded by the coding sequence ATGAAGCCATCTAAAGAAGAACTAAAGTCGAAATTAACACCGTTACAATATGAAGTAACACAAGAAAGTGGAACGGAGATGCCCTTTTCAAGTGAGTACGATACTCTTGAAGAAGATGGGATTTACGTCGATATTGTTGGGGGCGAGCCACTATTTTGTTCCTTGGATAAATATGATGCGGGGTGCGGTTGGCCATCGTTTACTAAACCGATTGCGACATTACAGGAATTAGATGACTTTAAATTAAGTCGTGCACGAGTGGAAGTGCGTAGTAGTCAATCGGATTCACATTTAGGACATGTATTTACAGACGGTCCAGCTGAAGCAGGTGGTTTACGTTATTGTATCAATGGTGCGGCGTTACGCTTTGTACCAGTTAGTGAAATGGCTAAACAAGGATATGGTGAATATTTGGTCTTGTTTGAGCAAAAATAA
- a CDS encoding OPT/YSL family transporter codes for MNKLSKGAYSGVKGKDYKPYVPDGKNRKNGGNLIIIAGIILSAIFAASTTYSGMKVGLTVAAGIPGSIIGSGIVALFSKEKNILSKNILSGMSTAGEGIASGLIFVLPAIILIGGKVNFFEGVLIGGTAVLVSIGVIGLVQDYLLVEEHGNLVYPEAMAISESLVASNSGGDSLKNMGIGFGISGVITAATSSVFGWINNIVTYSTNGLYKTKFDLEANPMLVGIGFIVGLDVALTMFAGALLTNFMLIPLIAYFTEMAASSETVWNASSILVKDATVTDIAGSYTKYIGAGMMISGGLIGAIKLIPTIVSSIKATLAAKKDTTNGNNEAAGVGILLAGVILTFVMGFVISKNIFIALFIGLVSLILSALFAIVAGRLTGTIGTSNLPVSGMTIASLVIMTLIFVIMGWTSQADNIMLLLFATFVVVVISTAGGYTQSQKATFIMGGSNNEMRKYYMIAALVGVVVVVGVIDILAPQLQLTGDEIQFAVPQANLMATLTQGIMQGELPWLMIISGIVLGIIFFLLDLSVMSLAVGLYLPISTTSIILVGALLKVFVEKTTKDELTRESRISSGISLSSGLIAGGSIIGLLGIILQITGIVDVATPSGFFSGNSGAYLLLVVLLVTSLIPILRTKASKQGIE; via the coding sequence ATGAATAAGTTGTCCAAAGGTGCCTACTCGGGCGTCAAAGGAAAAGATTACAAACCCTATGTTCCTGATGGTAAGAACAGGAAAAATGGGGGCAATTTAATTATTATTGCAGGTATTATTTTATCGGCTATCTTTGCTGCTTCAACTACCTATTCAGGAATGAAAGTTGGGTTAACAGTTGCTGCTGGTATTCCAGGATCAATTATTGGTTCAGGGATTGTCGCATTATTTTCTAAAGAAAAAAATATTCTATCAAAAAATATTTTGTCTGGGATGTCTACTGCCGGAGAAGGTATTGCGAGTGGTTTAATTTTCGTATTACCGGCTATTATTTTAATTGGAGGAAAAGTTAATTTCTTCGAAGGTGTATTAATTGGTGGTACTGCTGTCTTAGTAAGTATCGGGGTAATTGGATTAGTTCAAGATTACTTATTAGTTGAAGAACACGGTAACTTAGTTTACCCTGAAGCCATGGCGATTTCAGAGTCCCTAGTAGCTTCTAATTCCGGTGGTGATTCACTTAAAAATATGGGAATTGGATTTGGTATTAGTGGTGTCATTACTGCTGCGACCTCTTCTGTTTTTGGTTGGATTAACAATATTGTGACATATTCAACTAATGGACTTTATAAAACTAAATTCGACCTAGAAGCCAATCCTATGTTAGTCGGTATTGGATTTATTGTCGGATTAGACGTGGCATTAACGATGTTTGCTGGGGCACTTCTAACAAACTTCATGTTAATCCCATTAATTGCTTACTTCACTGAAATGGCTGCAAGCAGTGAAACTGTTTGGAACGCTAGCTCTATATTAGTTAAAGATGCAACAGTTACAGATATTGCAGGTTCTTATACAAAATATATTGGTGCTGGTATGATGATCAGTGGTGGGTTAATCGGTGCTATCAAATTAATCCCAACTATCGTAAGTTCAATCAAAGCAACTTTAGCTGCTAAAAAAGATACAACAAACGGCAACAACGAAGCTGCTGGTGTTGGTATCCTATTAGCAGGAGTTATTTTAACCTTTGTAATGGGATTTGTTATTTCTAAAAATATCTTTATCGCTTTATTTATTGGTCTAGTTTCATTAATTTTAAGTGCATTATTTGCAATCGTTGCAGGACGTTTAACTGGGACAATTGGAACATCAAACTTACCTGTATCAGGTATGACAATTGCTTCTTTAGTTATTATGACCTTAATCTTTGTTATTATGGGATGGACATCTCAAGCTGATAACATTATGTTATTATTATTCGCTACTTTCGTTGTAGTAGTTATTTCTACAGCTGGTGGCTATACTCAGTCTCAAAAAGCAACATTCATTATGGGCGGAAGCAATAATGAAATGAGAAAATACTATATGATTGCTGCTTTAGTTGGTGTTGTCGTAGTAGTTGGTGTTATTGATATCTTAGCACCTCAATTACAATTAACAGGTGATGAAATACAATTTGCTGTTCCTCAAGCAAACTTAATGGCTACATTAACTCAAGGGATCATGCAAGGTGAATTACCTTGGTTAATGATCATTTCCGGAATAGTATTAGGAATTATCTTCTTCCTATTAGATTTATCTGTTATGAGTTTAGCTGTAGGTCTTTACTTACCTATTTCAACAACTTCTATCATCTTAGTTGGTGCCTTACTTAAAGTATTTGTTGAAAAAACAACAAAAGATGAACTTACTCGTGAAAGCCGTATCTCAAGCGGGATTAGTTTATCTTCTGGTTTAATTGCTGGTGGTTCAATTATCGGCTTGTTAGGTATTATCTTACAAATCACTGGTATCGTAGATGTTGCCACACCTTCTGGCTTCTTTAGCGGTAACTCTGGTGCATATCTATTACTTGTTGTTTTACTCGTTACTTCATTAATTCCTATCTTACGTACTAAAGCGTCTAAACAAGGAATTGAATAA
- a CDS encoding TIGR00282 family metallophosphoesterase, whose protein sequence is MRILFVGDVVGSLGRDLITEYLPKLKQKEKPQVTIVNGENAAGGRGITEKIYKKLLQDGADVVTLGNHTWDNREIFEFIDRAPKMVRPANFPEASTPGTGIVYVKVNAIELAVINLQGRTFMTPIDDPFAKIEELVAEARKRTPFIFVDFHAETTSEKQAIGWFLDGQVSAVVGTHTHVQTSDARILPQGTAYLTDVGMTGPYDGILGMQRDNVINKFMTALPHRFEVVEHGRGILSYCVIDINDKTGKATKITNGLINEDHPFRG, encoded by the coding sequence ATGCGCATATTATTTGTCGGAGATGTAGTGGGTTCTTTAGGAAGAGACTTAATTACAGAATATCTCCCAAAACTAAAACAAAAAGAAAAACCTCAGGTAACGATTGTGAACGGCGAAAATGCTGCCGGTGGTCGTGGTATTACTGAGAAAATTTATAAAAAACTGTTACAAGATGGCGCTGACGTTGTAACGTTAGGCAATCATACATGGGATAATCGAGAAATCTTTGAATTTATCGACCGTGCGCCTAAAATGGTTCGTCCAGCGAATTTTCCTGAAGCTAGTACACCAGGAACAGGGATTGTCTATGTGAAGGTTAATGCAATTGAACTAGCCGTGATTAACTTACAAGGACGTACATTCATGACACCAATTGATGACCCATTTGCAAAAATCGAAGAATTAGTAGCTGAAGCACGTAAACGTACACCGTTTATTTTTGTTGATTTTCATGCGGAAACAACAAGTGAAAAGCAAGCGATTGGTTGGTTTTTAGATGGCCAAGTATCAGCAGTTGTGGGAACTCATACGCATGTTCAGACCTCAGATGCCCGAATTTTACCACAAGGGACAGCGTATTTAACAGATGTGGGTATGACGGGACCATATGATGGAATTTTAGGGATGCAACGTGATAATGTTATTAATAAATTTATGACAGCCTTACCTCATCGTTTTGAAGTAGTTGAGCATGGTCGAGGCATTCTGTCATATTGTGTGATAGATATTAATGATAAAACAGGAAAAGCAACGAAAATTACGAATGGATTAATCAATGAAGATCATCCGTTTAGAGGATAA
- a CDS encoding YlbF family regulator, producing the protein MSEADKFQMEQTVEAALQDLLAELAENPIIIAYKAIEDQAKNHPKLLEIAEAIKHEQKQAVKFAHYGKPIAEREAIKKADVLMKEFEEHPLVVTYRQRLIEANDLLQYVTNLVEKEVNIQLALKFENALNLQDKEN; encoded by the coding sequence ATGAGTGAAGCAGATAAATTTCAAATGGAACAAACGGTTGAAGCCGCGTTGCAAGATTTATTAGCAGAGCTAGCTGAGAATCCAATCATTATAGCGTATAAAGCAATTGAGGATCAGGCTAAGAATCATCCAAAGTTATTAGAGATTGCCGAAGCCATTAAACATGAACAGAAACAAGCAGTAAAGTTTGCACATTATGGCAAACCTATTGCAGAACGTGAAGCCATAAAAAAAGCGGATGTATTGATGAAAGAATTTGAAGAGCATCCGTTAGTGGTGACGTATCGTCAACGTTTGATTGAAGCCAATGATTTATTACAATATGTCACGAATTTAGTGGAAAAAGAAGTAAATATTCAATTAGCATTAAAGTTTGAAAATGCGCTAAACTTACAAGATAAAGAGAATTAG
- a CDS encoding Maf family protein, whose protein sequence is MKKIILASQSPRRKELLALITEAFDVMPADIDETVTPGISPEDYVLRMSQQKAAHIFKEYPESLVIGCDTVVVLDGEILGKPVDHQEAKEMLQRYSDRTHEVLTGLTLLSKDKQITKLAQARVTFYPLDEAQIDAYVATNEPMDKAGAYGIQGGAAVFVKEIIGDYYAIVGFPVGLVNECLKSF, encoded by the coding sequence ATGAAAAAAATTATTTTAGCCTCACAATCACCAAGAAGAAAAGAATTATTAGCGTTGATTACCGAAGCATTTGACGTAATGCCTGCGGATATAGATGAAACAGTGACGCCTGGCATTAGCCCAGAAGACTATGTTTTACGCATGTCCCAACAAAAAGCAGCCCATATTTTTAAGGAATATCCTGAGAGTCTAGTCATAGGCTGTGATACGGTTGTGGTATTAGATGGTGAAATATTAGGTAAGCCTGTCGATCATCAAGAGGCTAAAGAGATGTTACAGCGTTATTCTGATCGTACACACGAAGTCTTAACAGGTTTAACGTTATTATCAAAAGACAAGCAAATCACCAAACTTGCACAAGCGCGTGTGACGTTTTATCCTTTAGATGAGGCACAAATAGATGCCTATGTTGCAACGAACGAACCGATGGATAAAGCTGGGGCTTATGGTATCCAAGGTGGGGCAGCTGTTTTTGTTAAAGAGATTATTGGAGATTATTATGCAATTGTTGGTTTCCCAGTAGGGTTGGTCAATGAATGTTTGAAAAGTTTCTAA